Proteins co-encoded in one Cytobacillus sp. NJ13 genomic window:
- the galE gene encoding UDP-glucose 4-epimerase GalE produces MAVLVVGGAGYVGSHAVRQLLDRNEEVIVIDNLETGHRKAVPGECTFFQGDIRDRVFLEKVFGSASIQAVMHFAANSLVGESMKDPLKYYDNNLYGTLCLLKTMKTFGVDKLVFSSTAAVYGEPEKIPITETERTKPENPYGETKLAIEKLLRWCEQAYGIRYMILRYFNVAGAHLSGEIGEDHFPETHLIPIILEAACGKRDKLLIYGDDYQTPDGTCIRDYIHVVDLADAHILALEKLREENISRIYNLGNGCGFSVREILDAAKEVTNKDIDAEIAPRRPGDPAILQASFLKAKKELGWCPAYTSIHSIIESAWKWVQLFPEGYQDRYGR; encoded by the coding sequence ATGGCTGTTTTAGTTGTTGGCGGGGCAGGATATGTAGGGAGTCATGCTGTGAGACAACTGCTTGATAGAAACGAAGAAGTGATAGTCATCGATAATCTGGAAACTGGCCATAGAAAAGCCGTACCGGGAGAATGCACATTTTTTCAGGGAGATATTCGGGATCGCGTCTTTTTAGAAAAGGTTTTTGGATCCGCTTCCATTCAAGCAGTGATGCATTTTGCCGCTAATTCCCTTGTGGGAGAAAGCATGAAAGATCCTCTAAAGTATTATGATAACAATTTATATGGAACTTTGTGCCTGTTAAAAACCATGAAAACTTTTGGGGTGGACAAATTGGTGTTCTCCTCTACAGCAGCAGTATACGGGGAACCGGAGAAAATTCCTATAACAGAAACAGAGCGAACCAAGCCTGAGAATCCATATGGCGAAACAAAATTGGCTATTGAAAAATTGCTTCGCTGGTGTGAACAGGCATATGGAATCCGCTATATGATACTCCGGTATTTTAACGTTGCAGGAGCTCATTTATCCGGAGAAATTGGAGAGGATCATTTTCCTGAAACTCACCTGATTCCCATTATCCTTGAGGCTGCATGCGGCAAAAGAGATAAGCTGCTAATTTACGGAGACGATTATCAAACTCCTGATGGTACATGTATTCGAGACTATATTCATGTTGTGGATCTAGCAGATGCACATATTTTGGCTCTAGAAAAACTTAGGGAAGAGAACATCAGCAGGATTTACAATTTGGGAAATGGTTGCGGGTTTTCCGTCAGGGAAATACTTGATGCTGCGAAGGAAGTGACAAATAAGGACATTGATGCCGAAATCGCGCCAAGACGCCCTGGAGACCCGGCAATCCTTCAAGCATCTTTCCTTAAAGCAAAAAAGGAATTAGGATGGTGTCCCGCATATACATCTATTCATTCAATTATTGAAAGTGCCTGGAAATGGGTGCAGCTATTTCCGGAGGGCTATCAGGACCGATATGGAAGATGA
- a CDS encoding UDP-glucose--hexose-1-phosphate uridylyltransferase codes for MMLDDKIFSYIQELLDYGVERKLYILHDREFVRNQLLSILELGKWNAPPPTGSREKRLDEILERILKWAADNGRLEISSVTYRDLLDTKLMGAMMPRPSEVADTFAFLHRHAGPETATSYLYRLAQDSNYIRNDRIAKNDHWMVSTDYGELEVTVNLSKPEKDPQAIIKESINQDTIYPECLLCKENEGYEGRADHPARQTLRTIPLRLKQEDWYLQYSPYIYYTEHAIIFAKDHRPMKIAQHTFECLLDFTEQFPHYFIGSNADMPIVGGSILSHDHFQGGNHSFPMEQAELDYVCTFPGFESIKGGIVRWPMSVIRLIGSDRKALGELGGSILSAWQGYSDESVDIKAFTGKVAHNTITPVARKKGNEFELDLVLRNNRQTERYPFGIFHPHEEVHHIKKENIGLIEVMGLAVLPGRLKEELETVSKWLQNGYTIEKLTKDSAAAKHADWALEIREKYPDIHSGNVQQIIKKEIGMVFLKVLEHAAVFKRDLKGKKAFKRFIDFVKNRETISSL; via the coding sequence ATGATGTTGGATGATAAAATCTTTTCCTATATTCAGGAGCTGCTGGATTATGGAGTGGAAAGAAAATTATATATTTTGCATGATCGGGAGTTTGTCCGGAATCAGCTGTTGAGCATATTAGAGCTGGGAAAATGGAATGCCCCTCCGCCAACTGGTTCTAGAGAAAAGCGGCTCGATGAAATTCTTGAAAGGATTTTGAAATGGGCAGCTGATAATGGGCGGCTGGAGATCAGTTCTGTCACTTATCGCGATTTATTAGACACAAAGCTAATGGGAGCTATGATGCCAAGGCCATCAGAAGTGGCGGATACTTTTGCATTTCTGCATCGGCATGCAGGTCCTGAAACGGCAACATCGTATTTATATCGTTTAGCTCAGGACTCAAATTATATTAGAAATGACCGCATAGCCAAAAATGATCACTGGATGGTCAGCACTGATTATGGTGAATTGGAAGTGACGGTGAATCTGTCAAAACCTGAGAAGGATCCCCAGGCCATTATAAAAGAAAGCATAAATCAGGACACAATTTATCCTGAATGCCTGCTATGCAAAGAAAATGAAGGCTATGAAGGGAGGGCTGATCACCCTGCAAGACAAACATTAAGGACGATACCTTTAAGATTGAAGCAAGAGGATTGGTACCTGCAATATTCTCCATATATTTATTACACGGAACATGCAATCATATTTGCCAAAGACCATAGGCCAATGAAAATCGCACAACATACATTCGAGTGCCTGCTTGATTTTACTGAGCAATTTCCTCACTATTTCATTGGATCGAATGCAGATATGCCAATTGTAGGAGGATCAATCTTGAGCCATGATCACTTTCAGGGCGGCAATCATTCCTTTCCTATGGAACAAGCTGAACTGGATTATGTGTGTACCTTCCCGGGTTTTGAATCTATTAAAGGAGGCATTGTCAGATGGCCAATGTCTGTCATCCGTCTTATAGGCAGTGACAGGAAAGCTTTAGGAGAACTTGGCGGAAGCATATTGTCCGCATGGCAAGGATATTCAGATGAATCCGTTGATATCAAGGCTTTTACAGGTAAAGTTGCACATAACACAATTACCCCTGTAGCAAGAAAAAAGGGAAATGAGTTCGAGTTGGACTTAGTTCTCAGAAATAATCGTCAAACTGAAAGATACCCATTTGGAATCTTTCATCCTCATGAAGAGGTTCACCATATAAAAAAAGAGAATATCGGCTTGATTGAAGTGATGGGCCTTGCCGTTCTTCCCGGACGCTTGAAGGAGGAGTTGGAAACCGTATCAAAGTGGCTTCAAAATGGCTATACAATTGAGAAGCTGACTAAGGACTCTGCTGCAGCCAAGCATGCTGATTGGGCATTGGAAATTAGGGAGAAGTATCCTGATATTCATTCAGGCAATGTCCAGCAAATCATAAAGAAGGAAATAGGAATGGTGTTTTTAAAGGTTTTGGAGCATGCTGCAGTATTTAAACGGGATCTGAAGGGAAAAAAAGCTTTCAAAAGATTTATAGATTTTGTGAAAAACCGGGAAACCATTTCTTCTCTTTAG
- a CDS encoding SDR family oxidoreductase, which produces MPHLDYFQLNNKVCVVTGGASGIGFETAMLLGEVGAKVILLDINEKNGKKAASDIKSKGYAAEYVKCDVTNIHDCITVKEYLEEHYPTVDVLFNNAGVIRRKSVVDLEEHEWDLVIDVSLKGVFLLSKFLIPLMQKGGGGSIINTGSGWGIKGGDQAAAYCAAKAGVVNLTKAMAIDHGPANIRVNCICPGDTDTPLLREEAKQLKKHEDSFLASSAIGRPLARIGTPKDIAKGVLYLASDLSSWVTGTELIVDGGGLA; this is translated from the coding sequence ATGCCACATTTAGATTATTTTCAATTAAATAATAAGGTATGTGTCGTAACTGGTGGTGCTTCAGGAATAGGCTTTGAAACCGCCATGCTATTGGGTGAGGTGGGTGCTAAGGTTATTTTGCTGGATATTAACGAAAAGAATGGGAAAAAAGCAGCCAGCGACATTAAAAGCAAAGGATATGCTGCAGAGTATGTCAAGTGTGATGTAACGAATATTCATGATTGCATAACAGTTAAAGAGTATCTTGAAGAACATTACCCTACGGTAGACGTCCTATTTAATAATGCTGGAGTGATTAGAAGAAAATCAGTAGTTGATTTAGAGGAACATGAATGGGATTTGGTTATTGATGTTTCTTTAAAAGGTGTATTCCTCTTATCGAAATTTTTAATCCCTCTGATGCAAAAGGGTGGCGGAGGCAGTATTATTAACACCGGTTCTGGCTGGGGGATAAAAGGGGGAGATCAGGCAGCTGCATACTGCGCCGCCAAAGCAGGTGTAGTAAACCTGACTAAAGCGATGGCCATTGATCACGGGCCGGCAAACATCCGGGTCAACTGTATATGCCCTGGTGATACAGATACCCCTCTTCTAAGGGAAGAAGCTAAGCAACTAAAAAAGCACGAAGATTCATTTCTTGCTTCATCTGCAATTGGAAGGCCACTAGCAAGGATTGGAACACCAAAGGATATTGCAAAAGGTGTCCTTTACCTTGCCAGCGATCTGTCATCATGGGTGACAGGTACAGAATTAATCGTCGATGGCGGAGGGCTCGCTTAA
- the gcvPA gene encoding aminomethyl-transferring glycine dehydrogenase subunit GcvPA: MPQKVHPYIPNMVPEVQEKMLKVIGANTVDELYSCIPDEIKLKEEMHIPKALTEWELRRHIEKSLNKNTGANEYVNFLGAGCWQHFIPAVCDEINQRSEFLTAYAGEPYEDHGRYQALFEYQSLLAELVDMDVVNVPTFDWGQAAATSVRMAGRITGRKKILMAKSVAPERSKIIMNYGSPELECEFVDFDIKSGLMDLEDLKAKLNYDVAALYLENPSYLGFIESQGPEISKLLKEKKALMIVGVDPISLGVLAPPSHYGADIVCGDLQPLGMHMNYSGGQAGFIATHDDETFINEYPSRLFGIVPTVKEGEYGFGDVAYERTSFAHREKGKESVGTQTALWGITAGVYLALMGPSGIQEVGQTIMQNSQYAVQEINKIQSVKGSLFESPFFKEFIVDFNKTGKTIEEINQGLLECKVFGGKDLSKEYPELGQTALFCVTEIHTKEDIDYLAASLKGVLEK; this comes from the coding sequence ATGCCGCAAAAAGTACATCCTTATATACCGAATATGGTACCGGAAGTTCAAGAAAAAATGTTAAAGGTGATTGGAGCAAACACAGTTGATGAGCTTTACTCCTGTATACCAGATGAGATTAAACTGAAGGAAGAAATGCATATTCCAAAAGCGCTTACAGAGTGGGAACTGCGCCGCCACATCGAAAAATCACTAAATAAGAACACAGGGGCCAATGAGTATGTGAATTTCTTGGGTGCCGGCTGCTGGCAGCATTTTATACCAGCGGTTTGTGATGAAATTAATCAGCGTTCTGAATTTTTAACTGCCTATGCAGGTGAACCTTATGAAGACCATGGACGGTATCAGGCACTCTTTGAATATCAAAGCTTATTAGCTGAATTAGTAGATATGGATGTAGTGAATGTGCCTACTTTCGATTGGGGACAGGCAGCCGCCACTTCTGTCAGGATGGCGGGCCGGATCACTGGCAGGAAGAAAATTTTAATGGCAAAATCGGTTGCTCCTGAACGGAGTAAGATCATCATGAATTATGGATCACCTGAACTGGAATGCGAATTTGTGGACTTTGATATTAAATCGGGATTGATGGATCTTGAAGATCTTAAAGCTAAGTTAAATTATGATGTTGCAGCACTCTATCTGGAAAATCCATCTTACCTTGGATTTATTGAATCACAAGGACCAGAAATATCGAAGCTTTTAAAAGAGAAAAAAGCCTTGATGATTGTTGGAGTTGATCCGATTTCACTTGGTGTGCTGGCACCTCCAAGCCATTATGGGGCGGATATTGTGTGCGGAGATCTTCAGCCTCTTGGCATGCATATGAATTACAGCGGCGGCCAGGCAGGTTTTATTGCAACACATGATGATGAAACATTCATTAATGAATATCCTTCCCGGCTATTCGGGATCGTACCGACTGTAAAGGAAGGAGAATACGGATTTGGAGATGTTGCCTACGAACGAACTTCCTTTGCCCATCGTGAAAAGGGGAAAGAATCGGTAGGAACGCAGACAGCGTTATGGGGAATTACCGCAGGTGTCTATTTAGCTTTAATGGGGCCAAGTGGCATACAGGAAGTCGGCCAGACCATCATGCAAAACAGCCAGTATGCCGTACAGGAAATAAATAAAATACAGAGTGTAAAAGGTTCACTGTTTGAATCCCCATTTTTCAAAGAATTTATTGTTGATTTCAACAAAACAGGCAAAACCATCGAAGAGATTAATCAAGGGCTGCTGGAGTGTAAAGTTTTTGGCGGTAAAGATCTGTCAAAAGAATATCCCGAGCTTGGCCAGACGGCATTATTTTGTGTAACCGAGATCCATACAAAAGAAGATATTGATTACCTGGCTGCATCGTTAAAGGGAGTTTTAGAGAAATAA
- the gcvPB gene encoding aminomethyl-transferring glycine dehydrogenase subunit GcvPB, translating to MKLINRNSKTRDFHQAKWNEPIIFELHQSGEKGVEPPPVNEEIAIAVGDGISIIPESMQRKSKPSIPEIGQAKVLRHYLRLSQETLGSDFNVEIGQGTCTMKYIPKINEMLIRNPKIMKLHPLQPESTVQGMLEIFYNLDLCMREISGMDYFSFQPSGGTQALFAMASIVRKYHEQRGEGDQRNEIITTIFSHPSQAATAAVKGYKIITLHPDENGFPDIEKLKAAVSERTAGFVVANPEDTGIFNPKIKEFTKIVHDAGGICYYDQANANGLLGITRAKEAGFDMCFFNLHKTFAAPHMCGGPATGALGVTEALKEYLPVPIVEYKDDKYTLKYDLKHSIGKVRAFHGVAQTVLRSYAWIRSLGPEGLKEVAKIAVLNNNYMYHRVLNIKGAGAPYVKGHRLEQVRYSWEQLTKETGITTEDVQLRMTDFGLHYWTSHHPYIVKQPFTLEPTESYSKQDLDEYISALEQISKEAYENPDIIKNAPHNSTIHKMDERDFLDNPKKWCITWRSYLKKAKEHQSV from the coding sequence ATGAAATTAATTAACCGTAACAGCAAAACCAGAGATTTTCATCAGGCAAAATGGAATGAGCCCATTATCTTTGAGCTTCATCAGTCTGGGGAAAAAGGAGTGGAGCCCCCGCCTGTTAATGAAGAAATTGCAATAGCGGTTGGCGATGGAATTTCTATTATACCTGAATCCATGCAAAGGAAAAGCAAACCTTCTATTCCTGAAATAGGCCAGGCCAAAGTGTTAAGGCATTATTTGCGGCTTTCTCAGGAAACGCTTGGTTCTGACTTCAATGTGGAAATTGGCCAGGGAACCTGTACGATGAAGTATATCCCAAAAATAAATGAAATGCTTATACGTAATCCTAAAATAATGAAATTGCATCCCCTCCAGCCTGAAAGTACTGTACAGGGAATGCTGGAAATTTTCTATAACCTTGATCTTTGCATGAGAGAGATTTCTGGAATGGATTATTTCTCATTCCAGCCAAGCGGAGGAACTCAAGCATTGTTCGCAATGGCATCCATCGTGAGAAAATATCATGAGCAAAGAGGAGAGGGAGATCAGAGAAATGAAATTATTACAACTATATTCTCTCACCCATCCCAAGCAGCAACTGCAGCTGTAAAGGGCTATAAAATTATCACCCTGCATCCGGATGAAAATGGTTTCCCGGATATTGAAAAATTAAAAGCTGCTGTATCGGAGAGAACGGCAGGATTTGTGGTGGCAAATCCTGAAGATACAGGAATTTTCAATCCGAAAATTAAAGAGTTTACAAAAATAGTCCATGATGCTGGGGGGATTTGCTACTATGACCAGGCCAATGCCAATGGACTATTGGGTATTACAAGGGCAAAGGAAGCGGGCTTTGACATGTGCTTCTTTAATCTTCATAAAACCTTCGCTGCCCCGCATATGTGTGGCGGTCCTGCAACAGGTGCACTCGGTGTTACAGAAGCACTAAAAGAATATCTGCCAGTGCCAATTGTTGAATATAAAGATGACAAATACACTTTAAAATATGATTTAAAGCATTCCATTGGCAAAGTCCGTGCTTTTCATGGTGTGGCCCAAACGGTCTTGCGTTCCTATGCCTGGATTCGCTCTCTTGGTCCTGAAGGTTTAAAGGAAGTGGCCAAAATTGCAGTACTTAACAATAACTATATGTATCACAGAGTGCTGAATATCAAAGGGGCAGGTGCACCATATGTGAAGGGCCACAGGCTCGAACAGGTCCGCTACAGCTGGGAGCAGCTGACAAAGGAAACAGGAATAACAACAGAGGACGTCCAATTGCGAATGACCGATTTTGGGCTGCATTACTGGACCAGCCACCATCCATACATTGTGAAACAGCCGTTTACTCTGGAGCCGACAGAATCATACTCTAAACAGGACTTGGATGAATATATCTCCGCTTTGGAGCAAATCTCAAAAGAAGCCTATGAAAATCCTGACATCATTAAAAATGCCCCGCATAATAGCACGATTCACAAAATGGATGAACGGGATTTTCTGGATAACCCAAAAAAATGGTGCATCACCTGGCGTTCATATCTTAAAAAGGCGAAAGAGCATCAAAGTGTGTAA
- a CDS encoding sugar ABC transporter substrate-binding protein: MKKSLPFILILLLLFVSACSNKSNGNEAKTGDTDHPSGTITVWGWDVAAETMKLSVEKFKKQYPDVEVKVEDFSSGDLYEKLTVGMAARGSGLPDVVLMEDERVPGYIHQFPDGFTQLDKLGYDKYKNAFNPAKIASVQDKEGNLIAAPWDIGPAGVFYRTDFFEKANVDPESIQTWNDYIEAGKKIKDATGVKLLPIDIANYDGVFHMMLQQQGISYFDKEGNILLDSDEAIRAMEVIKSFHENDLILNNSGWDGIVTATVNGSVATVPYGVWYAGTIMDQAPDLKGKWDVFYLPGFSEGGTRYANVGGSSLLIPSYSENQSAAYAFVEFFTTDEETQLLGFEKFGLFPSLKKTYESPILKGNSKYFNNSPIFKKFADIVEQVPEITLDENYARGSSMMSNTQAAILLEDKKVESALKDAKNQLKNEIKK; the protein is encoded by the coding sequence ATGAAGAAATCATTACCTTTCATCTTGATCCTGCTTCTTTTGTTCGTATCAGCCTGCTCCAACAAATCAAATGGAAATGAAGCGAAGACTGGTGATACCGACCATCCGTCAGGGACAATTACGGTTTGGGGGTGGGATGTAGCTGCTGAAACAATGAAACTATCTGTCGAAAAATTCAAGAAACAGTATCCGGATGTGGAAGTGAAGGTGGAAGATTTCAGCAGCGGCGATTTATATGAGAAACTAACCGTTGGCATGGCTGCCAGAGGATCAGGACTGCCTGATGTGGTGCTCATGGAGGATGAGAGAGTCCCAGGATATATCCACCAGTTTCCTGATGGTTTCACACAGCTTGACAAACTTGGCTACGACAAATATAAGAATGCTTTCAATCCAGCCAAAATTGCTTCAGTTCAGGATAAAGAGGGGAATTTGATCGCGGCACCTTGGGATATCGGGCCTGCCGGAGTGTTCTACCGTACCGATTTTTTTGAGAAAGCCAATGTAGATCCTGAATCTATTCAAACATGGAATGATTATATTGAAGCTGGAAAGAAAATAAAAGATGCTACTGGTGTCAAGCTTCTTCCTATCGATATTGCAAACTATGACGGAGTCTTTCATATGATGCTGCAGCAGCAGGGAATCTCTTATTTTGATAAAGAAGGAAATATATTGCTTGACTCAGATGAAGCTATTCGGGCAATGGAAGTAATCAAGAGCTTTCATGAAAATGATTTAATCCTTAACAACAGCGGATGGGATGGCATAGTTACGGCGACTGTAAATGGAAGCGTTGCGACTGTTCCTTACGGTGTATGGTATGCCGGTACAATCATGGATCAGGCCCCTGACTTAAAGGGGAAATGGGACGTATTTTATTTGCCGGGCTTTTCTGAAGGAGGTACAAGATACGCGAATGTTGGAGGTTCATCCCTGTTAATTCCTTCTTACAGCGAAAACCAATCAGCTGCATACGCCTTTGTGGAGTTTTTTACTACCGATGAAGAAACCCAGCTGCTGGGCTTTGAAAAATTCGGTTTATTCCCTTCGTTAAAGAAAACGTATGAATCGCCAATCCTTAAGGGAAATAGCAAATATTTTAATAATAGTCCCATTTTCAAAAAATTCGCTGATATTGTGGAACAGGTTCCGGAAATTACTCTCGATGAGAATTATGCACGTGGAAGTTCAATGATGAGCAATACCCAGGCAGCTATTTTGCTGGAAGATAAAAAAGTAGAATCTGCGCTGAAAGATGCTAAAAATCAACTGAAAAATGAAATAAAAAAATAA
- a CDS encoding sugar ABC transporter permease yields MAQPEKIISTAANYRVNVKKRKTLITPKNAPYFFIGPSLILIIIFTIYPVISSFILSFQEVRGAEKTFVGLANYTRLFHDPVFYKSLLNTFQILIVQVPIMLFISLLIAAGLHSSLVRFKAFFRIAYFMPAITALVAASIVFMILLDEHFGLVNYLLSLMGLEPIHWLTSPFWAKVSVIAVMTWRWTGYNMVIFLAGLQAIPKELYEAASIDGASKVKQFFLITIPQLKPVFIFTVVMSTIGTLQLFDEPFILTQGGPNSATMTITLYLYETGFKYFEFGYASAIAYILVIIIAVISWIQMKWVGDLEE; encoded by the coding sequence ATGGCTCAACCGGAAAAAATAATTAGCACCGCTGCAAATTATCGGGTAAACGTTAAAAAAAGAAAAACTCTCATTACACCAAAAAATGCACCATATTTTTTTATTGGACCTTCTCTGATATTGATCATTATATTTACTATTTACCCTGTGATTTCTTCCTTTATTTTAAGCTTCCAGGAGGTAAGGGGAGCAGAAAAGACGTTTGTTGGACTTGCGAATTATACAAGGTTATTTCACGACCCTGTATTCTATAAATCTCTTTTGAATACTTTTCAAATTTTGATTGTCCAGGTGCCCATCATGCTCTTTATCTCTTTGCTGATTGCTGCAGGTCTTCACTCTTCATTAGTGAGATTTAAGGCATTTTTCCGTATAGCTTATTTTATGCCTGCAATTACAGCTCTCGTAGCTGCATCAATAGTCTTTATGATTTTATTGGACGAGCATTTCGGTTTAGTTAACTATCTCCTATCCTTGATGGGACTGGAGCCCATTCACTGGCTTACTTCTCCATTTTGGGCAAAAGTCTCGGTTATTGCAGTCATGACTTGGAGATGGACTGGATACAATATGGTCATTTTTCTTGCAGGATTACAGGCCATTCCTAAAGAATTGTATGAAGCAGCAAGCATTGATGGGGCAAGTAAGGTAAAGCAGTTTTTTCTTATCACAATCCCTCAATTAAAGCCAGTCTTTATTTTCACTGTGGTTATGTCGACGATCGGGACTCTCCAGCTTTTTGATGAGCCATTCATTTTGACACAAGGCGGACCGAATAGTGCAACCATGACCATTACACTTTATTTATACGAAACTGGATTCAAGTATTTCGAGTTTGGATATGCATCGGCTATCGCCTATATTTTAGTCATAATTATTGCTGTGATTTCCTGGATACAGATGAAATGGGTAGGTGATTTGGAAGAATGA
- a CDS encoding carbohydrate ABC transporter permease — protein sequence MKSTKNISSKIWIYVLLLVGVVISIAPFYWMIVGSTLKSGEIFHVPPKILPGDHLAENFRSFNDSLGIVKVFWNSLFIAVVFTMLSTLICSMAGYAFAKFRFRGRNLIFFVILCSLMIPYQVTLIPLFEMMVRFNWLNTYQAIILPSLASPFAIYLMRQNMKAVPDSLIEASRVDGAGEIRIFFTVILPVVRPALAAVSIFLFMSQWNSLIWPLITLNSKEMFTLPVALSSLIGMARIDYGQVMLGTTLSTIPIMIIFLLMQKHFISGILGGSVKE from the coding sequence ATGAAATCAACTAAAAATATATCGTCTAAAATCTGGATTTATGTTTTGCTTTTAGTGGGTGTCGTTATATCTATTGCCCCCTTCTACTGGATGATCGTTGGTTCAACACTGAAGTCAGGAGAAATTTTCCATGTCCCGCCTAAAATACTGCCTGGGGATCATCTGGCAGAAAATTTCAGGTCATTTAATGATTCACTGGGGATAGTGAAAGTTTTCTGGAACTCTTTATTCATCGCTGTCGTTTTTACTATGCTTAGCACACTTATATGCTCGATGGCAGGCTATGCGTTTGCGAAATTCCGCTTTAGAGGACGGAACCTAATTTTTTTTGTTATATTATGCTCCTTGATGATACCGTATCAAGTGACCTTGATTCCTTTATTTGAAATGATGGTCCGCTTTAATTGGCTGAATACCTATCAAGCAATCATTCTTCCGAGTCTTGCTTCGCCTTTTGCCATTTATTTGATGAGGCAAAATATGAAGGCGGTTCCAGACTCCCTGATTGAGGCATCAAGAGTAGACGGGGCTGGTGAGATAAGGATATTCTTTACGGTCATTTTGCCGGTAGTTCGGCCAGCTCTTGCGGCTGTTTCAATATTTCTTTTCATGTCTCAGTGGAATAGCCTAATTTGGCCACTCATTACTCTTAATAGCAAAGAAATGTTCACGCTTCCTGTTGCCTTATCAAGTTTGATAGGAATGGCCCGTATTGATTATGGGCAGGTAATGCTGGGAACAACGTTATCGACTATCCCGATTATGATCATTTTTCTGCTTATGCAGAAACATTTTATTTCCGGGATTTTGGGCGGTTCTGTTAAAGAATAA